From Nicotiana tabacum cultivar K326 chromosome 20, ASM71507v2, whole genome shotgun sequence, one genomic window encodes:
- the LOC107820788 gene encoding uncharacterized protein LOC107820788, whose product MSSASTENRSLWKEILISTRSLFKANFGHFHVLSILFLLPISFSLVVYPSFHLSLFHPDYDFITQPELSNFFDSSFEIIVPVAYTLFLVLLFLCAVATITYSAVHASYDRPINFISSIKSIRNSFSPLLSTFIVSQTIYTSIALIFALSLGFIVQILQSLGFLELKYDSNNLLFLLIPALIVLVPALLWLQVNWSLAYVIAVVESKWGFETLRRSSYLVKGKRCLVLSRVIFFGLVMVGLIGGGSMFLVIVSAAKGQQWRSAGVILQTAQCSVMGYLGMSQFLVGNVVLYMYCKGLNGEKLPLEIRDKFAGEYVSLLLQEEKNHAIV is encoded by the coding sequence ATGTCGTCTGCTTCTACAGAAAATCGTAGCCTATGGAAAGAGATCTTAATATCAACAAGGAGCTTATTCAAAGCTAATTTCGGCCATTTCCATGTCCTTTCAATTCTCTTCCTCTTACCTATCTCTTTCTCTCTCGTCGTTTATCCTTCTTTCCACCTTTCCCTCTTTCATCCCGATTATGATTTCATCACTCAACCTGAACTTTCCAACTTCTTCGATTCCAGTTTCGAAATTATTGTACCAGTAGCGTACACTCTGTTTCTTGTCCTCCTTTTCCTCTGTGCTGTAGCCACAATTACGTACAGCGCCGTTCATGCATCCTATGATAGGCCGATCAACTTCATTTCGTCTATTAAATCTATCAGAAATTCCTTCTCCCCCCTTCTCTCCACCTTTATCGTTTCGCAAACCATTTACACTTCAATTGCTCTCATTTTCGCCCTTTCCTTGGGTTTTATAGTCCAAATCCTTCAATCTCTTGGGTTCCTTGAACTTAAATACGACTCAAATAACTTGTTGTTTTTGCTTATCCCCGCATTGATTGTGCTCGTGCCAGCTCTGCTATGGCTGCAGGTCAACTGGTCATTAGCTTATGTGATAGCAGTAGTCGAATCCAAATGGGGTTTCGAAACACTAAGGAGAAGTTCCTATTTGGTTAAAGGGAAGAGATGTTTAGTTTTGTCGAGGGTCATCTTCTTCGGGCTTGTAATGGTTGGACTGATAGGTGGCGGTTCCATGTTTTTAGTCATAGTAAGTGCAGCGAAAGGTCAACAATGGAGGAGTGCGGGGGTAATATTGCAGACTGCGCAGTGTTCAGTGATGGGATATTTGGGGATGAGTCAATTTCTTGTGGGGAATGTTGTTTTGTATATGTATTGCAAGGGCTTGAATGGTGAAAAATTGCCCTTGGAAATCAGAGACAAGTTTGCCGGCGAGTATGTATCTCTGCTCTTGCAGGAGGAGAAAAATCATGCTATtgtgtaa